The nucleotide window ACTTAATTTGTCCAGAGGAGAAAGAAGGCATGCCTCTAAAAATAAGGTGCGATACCTGCTTAAAGTTGACGGAAAGGATGTCTTTGATGTTCACAAGACGGATGTTCTGCAAGGCAATATTTCCTCCTTTATAAAATGGAGAATGGGAGAAAATTGGGCTTTGAGGGGAGGAATAAAATTGCCTACAGCGGCAAAAAGTAAAGGCTTCGGCAGCAAAAAAGTAGATATTGGTTTAGACCTTGCTTTTGAGCACGCAATTCTTCCATCTGTTAACATGCATACTAACCTAAACTATACATATATAGGAGAACCTTCCTTTGTTCACACAAAGCATTACCGCTGCGGCGGTTCCTTTGGCATAAATGCCTCATTAACAAAAAACACCCATATTATAACTCAATACAGCTTTTTACAGAGCCCGTTTAGAACAGGCTTGCGCAAACTGGACAAAGTATCTCACCAGATTACAGGTGGCATGAGATACAAAAAAGAAGGAAGGTGTATAGATATATTTATCACAGAAGACATTGCTCCGTATAGTACAACACCAGACATTACTATTGGTACTACTCTTACCTTTTAAAATATAATTACTGCTGCAGATTAAGTGAATTTGCAAGAATGACTTAGTTATTCTACTTTTATCTCTATAGTCTGAGAATCTTTTTCTTTATATTCT belongs to Deltaproteobacteria bacterium and includes:
- a CDS encoding DUF3187 family protein; translated protein: MIKKLLLLVVFFLVFPTISYCGELDGPLSTTVNYPPQMMFLSFSPDTVSVVEKGKTKYSLNVEYSNVFQRQEKSKNSIICDLEMMNVTGIFTYGILENLQWDIHLPIIFVGGGFLDGPIDSFHETLNLSRGERRHASKNKVRYLLKVDGKDVFDVHKTDVLQGNISSFIKWRMGENWALRGGIKLPTAAKSKGFGSKKVDIGLDLAFEHAILPSVNMHTNLNYTYIGEPSFVHTKHYRCGGSFGINASLTKNTHIITQYSFLQSPFRTGLRKLDKVSHQITGGMRYKKEGRCIDIFITEDIAPYSTTPDITIGTTLTF